The DNA window AGTGTGATCTTTGGATCATTTCTTATTGACCGGTTCTCAACCCAGGAGTTGCCGAATAGAAATGTCACCCATGTGACAGTATGGCGAAATTGGTAACCAAGAAGTAGCGGTAGTATGGAGGGTCGGAGTTTCCGACCCTCCTTTCACGCTATCCAATGAAGTTCAGGCAGACTGGCTGCTCAACAATAATCCGATGATTGCATAATCCACACAGTCCTGTTCTGCGGTTGATAGGGTAGCTGGTTACTGAGTTGCTGCTACCGTTTGCAACCACGAGATGAGCTCCGGAAGGCGAGAAGGTGAAGTTTCGGGGTTCCTTTTCTGTCTTGCAGTGGCCTATGAAACGCAATGTTCCATTCTTGTTTTCACAACGGTAGATTGCAATGCTGTCATGTCCCCGATTGGAACAGTAGAGAAAGCGATACTTTTCATCAAAATGGATGTCAGCCACGGTGTTTTCTCTTTTGTACCCAGGTTCTAACGTGCTGATTCGCTGTATCAGGGTAGGTTTCTCAGACAGTGCATATACCAATACCTCAGATGAGAGTTCACTGGCTACATAGAGAAACTTCTCATCCTTTGATAGTTCAAGGTGCCTGGGCCCACTTCCTGGTGGGGTGATGATAGTCCCTTTCTCAATCATATCACTTTGATACCAAAGAACTCTGTCCAGTCCCAGGTCGGCTACAAAGAATGAACTGCCATCCTTGGTGAATCTGCTGCTGTGAATATGGGATCTTTCCTGGCGGGTAGGGTGGGTTCCCTTACCGGTGAAGGATTTTTGGAATAGTAAGGTAGGTGTATCCAACACAGAGAAGATGGTAAGCACTCCGTCTGCATAATTGGAAACAACAAGCATCGAATGATCAGGGCTGAGTGAAAGATGACAAGGGGAACCTCCTCCGGTTGGAAGGATGTAGAGCAGTTTGCAGGTATGGTTCGGGTACACTTGGATGACGTAAACGTGTCCATCTGTCTCTGTCTCACTGACGCTGTAGAGAATTTTTCTCTCAGCATCAAAACACTGGAAGGTTGGTTGTTCTATTTTCATGGAACCGGAGTGATAGGTCATTATTCCCATTCGTTCATCAAAGAGAAAGCAGTTCAGCCCCTCCACAGAATCAGAGACCCTGCTTCCTATTACCAGTGTTTCCATTAAAAGCCCCTTTTATTTATGTGAATACACCGAGTGTAGTATATATATAATTAATTATCTACATCACTCTCCCACATAAAACCAAAATACCCACTGGACAGCAAGAGATTATTTCCGTATTATAGTCAAAGTAATTCGGGCGCGTAACTCAGCGGGAGAGTGCTACCTTCACACGGTAGAAGTCGTTGGTTCAAACCCAATCGCGCCCATAAAGGACCAGTCTTCGGACTGGTTTTTTGCTGTATCTAGGTGATGGAATGAGTATTCAAGTGCTAGAGTGTGAAGGTAGAAGAGTAGATCATATAAATATGAATACCCTCATGTTTTCTCTACTTGATGTCCAGTTCTTGCTGTCTGTTTTCTCTCCACTATCACTATGCGAAAACTACTCTACGGTATCGGCAATAAACAGCCTCTTATATACAGCCTCAAAGTGTTCAATTTCTTCGGTAGTTAACTGTAGGAATTCCTTTTCACGTGCCCGTTTTGATAGCTTTCCCTCATTCTGTGAAATGAAACTATATAAGAGAAAGACCATAGAATCAGGCATTTCAACAGAATCCTGTACCGTTTCTCTGAACCGATCATAATTCATTAGGAATTGTGTCTCTTTCGGGAGACCTTGTTCAATCGTTTGCTGCACACAATGATATAGAAACTCCGCATAGGGGGTTGCATCAAAGTATCGGTAGTAGTCTATTGTCGAATTCAGAACACGTACATTGTGATCTTCTGTAGGTTCCCACCGTATGAACGGGAGAATGCTTTGTGAGTAATTTTTCAGGACGGAAGCATATTCCTCTATTCGAAGTAGCATTGCACTTGAAATAGGAAATATCATTCCTGGGGGATTGTACCCATACTTTGCAAGAATATGATGAATGAGATATCGATGAATCCTTCCATTTCCATCAGAGAATGGATGGATAATCACAAACCCGAAAGCAATCGCAGCTGCGGCAACAATTGGATCAATTTGATGGAAAACTCTATTGTTATATGCAATAAGACCTGAAATTAAAGAGTCTATATCTTCATATCTTGCACTTATATGTTCAACTATGGGTGTTCCTGTTTCTCTATCATATTCGCCAATGAAACCACCATCGTCTCTGAACCCTATCTTCACAAAACCTCTAGAGCCTATCACAATATGTTGGAGACGTATCAGTTCCTCTTTACTCAAAGGTGATTTCCCTGCTTCTCTCAACGCATTGCCCAATCGCTGGATCCTATCATGCGAAGGTGACTCATTTTCTATGGAAAAACTTGCTTTGGATTCTTTAAGTAGCAAGAATGCTGCAGCACGTGCTACGACATCCTTTGGGAAATCTGAAATGACTTGAAGAGCTTTACGTTTAAGGTCAATCATGAGAACTTCTTCAAGTTCTTCAGTTTTCCTGATCATCGGACAAAAATCAGAAGTCCCTAGAAGATTGTTCACAACACGATGTCTCTTGGATCTTTCTCCTTCTATGGTAACTTGCTGTTTGGGATTGACAACCAATACATAATTACCTTTCTTGATATCTGGGATATCAAGGAATGTACCCATGAGCCATTCATAGAGAAACCAAATCCGTCTGCTGTATGAACCGGTAATCGCATCCAGAATGATGGTTTCAATCGTTCGTCTATCGATTACCTCAAACAGTTTTTTCAATATGCATAGATCTATTCCTTCATATTTTAAAGCGAATTCAAGATGGCCCATGAGTGTTTCTTCCGGTCGATGTCTAGGCGTCAGCAAGTGCCACTCTGTACTTTTTAGAATACGATGTTTCGATCCAATTGCCATTTTCAGTCGGGGAAGGGGTGCAGGAAGTTGATATGCATCAATAAGAGCCACATACCCAACAGGGATTGCCTCCTCAGGCAGTAAGAATCCATGAAAAACGGTTACAGGTCCTGAAAAATTATTATCCATGCTATATTCTCCTGAATTATTAATATAATAATGGGTAATTCGTGAATTGTACATATGATTTATGAAAAGTGATTATATATTGATTGTTGTGTATGAAAAACAGATTGTGCTACATAGCGGAGGTTGGTTTGCCAACAAAAGGTAGTCGTTGGTTCAAACCCAATCGCGCCCATAAAAGACCACTCTTCGGCTGGTTTTTTGTATGACGAACAAGTAATTAATCTTGAATGAAATCCACAAAAGACGGAGTTCCCGACAAAACCGGTCAAGTTGAAACCATCATACCACCCACACTTACATGTCTGTAGTAGCTAAATAACCATAATAATCAAGTAACAATTATCAGTCCTGTAAAGTAGCAAAAAAAATTGACATCATAATATTGTGCATTTTATACTTAGTCCAGTTTATTTTATTTTCGAGCTTTATACATCAGTAATTTGTAGCATCAAGGTTTAGTATAAAAAGCTCTTGATATAAATGGTGCCTTCTCATATGTCGGATAAGGAACTCTTGATGCAATTTAATTATCAGCGAAAAATTCTGTTTCCAATTTTAATATTTATATTTTCTCTTTTATTATCAGGCTGTGATCTTTTTGCTCCAATCAAGTATAGTGGTTATCTTGAGATTTCATTCTCTCACCCAGATGATGGGTCACGAGCAATCACTCCGGAGTATACCGGTCCTATTAAGGAAATTCACATAAATGGAAGAGGGCCGGAAAATGCAAAATTCTCAAAGATTCTTGATTTGGAGGAAAGTAATTTTTCTCGTCTTGAGCTTGTGGTAGGAGAATGGGAGATATCTGTTGATGCATATGTAGCAAAAGAAAAAAAAGTGGCTCATGGAACACAGAGAGTCAATATTCGTGCAGGAAAGACTAGCACAGTAACTATTCCACTCATACCTATTGATGGATGTGGGTCTCTTGAACTCGGTTGCAATTGGGATATCAGCCTCTCAGAGAATGCAATCATGAAGGTATCTGTTTCTTCGATGGATACTAGCGTGATTCAAGTTTTTGATGATTCTTTCAATTTTCTTAGCTCTACCTCAGGTGTTCTTTCAATAGATGACCTTTCTGATGGTAATTATCTTCTACAACTGAAAGTTGTAGACCAAAATACTGAGTATGTGACTATTTTTGAAACTTTTGAAATTCGTGATTCTACGAAAACTGAGGATACTATCTCATTTTCACTTTCTCCAAGAAACGAATTTTCTTCATTTATCTCAACATCATTGATTTCGCATTCTACAATAAAGCTTAAGGGAATTCAAAGCAGTTTTCTTTATGGAGAAACTATAGAGCTCCAAATTATCGAACCTGAAAATTTGAATCGAATTCATTGGTATCTAGATGGACAATTGGTTGTGGAATTTATTGATCAAGAAGAATTTATATTGAGTGATCAAGAACCTTCATTTCACCAAATCATTTGTATAGCAACTACAGTAGATTCGATTGTCACAACCGTATATGAATATACCGTA is part of the uncultured Sphaerochaeta sp. genome and encodes:
- a CDS encoding Fic family protein, with the protein product MDNNFSGPVTVFHGFLLPEEAIPVGYVALIDAYQLPAPLPRLKMAIGSKHRILKSTEWHLLTPRHRPEETLMGHLEFALKYEGIDLCILKKLFEVIDRRTIETIILDAITGSYSRRIWFLYEWLMGTFLDIPDIKKGNYVLVVNPKQQVTIEGERSKRHRVVNNLLGTSDFCPMIRKTEELEEVLMIDLKRKALQVISDFPKDVVARAAAFLLLKESKASFSIENESPSHDRIQRLGNALREAGKSPLSKEELIRLQHIVIGSRGFVKIGFRDDGGFIGEYDRETGTPIVEHISARYEDIDSLISGLIAYNNRVFHQIDPIVAAAAIAFGFVIIHPFSDGNGRIHRYLIHHILAKYGYNPPGMIFPISSAMLLRIEEYASVLKNYSQSILPFIRWEPTEDHNVRVLNSTIDYYRYFDATPYAEFLYHCVQQTIEQGLPKETQFLMNYDRFRETVQDSVEMPDSMVFLLYSFISQNEGKLSKRAREKEFLQLTTEEIEHFEAVYKRLFIADTVE
- a CDS encoding lactonase family protein, coding for METLVIGSRVSDSVEGLNCFLFDERMGIMTYHSGSMKIEQPTFQCFDAERKILYSVSETETDGHVYVIQVYPNHTCKLLYILPTGGGSPCHLSLSPDHSMLVVSNYADGVLTIFSVLDTPTLLFQKSFTGKGTHPTRQERSHIHSSRFTKDGSSFFVADLGLDRVLWYQSDMIEKGTIITPPGSGPRHLELSKDEKFLYVASELSSEVLVYALSEKPTLIQRISTLEPGYKRENTVADIHFDEKYRFLYCSNRGHDSIAIYRCENKNGTLRFIGHCKTEKEPRNFTFSPSGAHLVVANGSSNSVTSYPINRRTGLCGLCNHRIIVEQPVCLNFIG